In the genome of Mycteria americana isolate JAX WOST 10 ecotype Jacksonville Zoo and Gardens chromosome 7, USCA_MyAme_1.0, whole genome shotgun sequence, one region contains:
- the RTCA gene encoding RNA 3'-terminal phosphate cyclase, whose protein sequence is MDGDRVEIDGGIMEGGGQILRVSTALSCLLGLPLRVRRIRAGRSQPGLRPQHLSGLEIIRDLCEGKLEGGEIGSTEITFTPGKIKGGTHIADTKTAGSVCLLMQVAMPCVLFAASPSELHLKGGTNAEMAPQIDYTVMVFKPIVEKFNFTFNCDIRKRGYYPQGGGEVVVQMSPVKELSPINLTERGTVTKIYGRAFVAGALPIKLAKDMSAAAVRCIRKEIRDLYINIQPVREPDDQAFGTGSGIIVVAETSTGCLLAGSSLGKRGKNSDKVGIEAAEILLRNLKHGGTVDDSLQDQLIIFMALAKGVSRVKSGPITLHTQTAIHFAEQLTKAKFTVTKSEEEDPSKDSYIIECQGMGMINPNL, encoded by the exons ATGGACGGGGACAGGGTGGAGATAGACGGCGGGATCATGGAGGGG GGCGGGCAGATCTTGCGAGTGTCCACGGccctgagctgcctgctgggCCTGCCACTGCGGGTGCGCCGGATCCGCGCTGGGAGGAGCCAGCCCGGCCTCAG GCCTCAGCATCTGTCTGGATTGGAGATCATTCGAGATCTATGTGAGGGGAAGCTGGAAGGCGGAGAAATTGGCTCAACAGAAATAACCTTCACTCCTGGGAAGATCAAAGGTGGAACCCACATAGCAGATACAAAAACAGCAGG GAGTGTGTGTCTACTGATGCAGGTAGCAATGCCCTGTGTGCTGTTTGCTGCTTCCCCATCAGAACTTCATTTAAAAGGTGGGACTAATGCTGAGATGGCTCCTCAGATAGACTACACAGTCATG gttttcaagCCAATAGTTGAAAAGTTCAATTTCACATTTAATTGTGACATACGAAAGAG GGGCTACTATCCTCAGGGAGGTGGTGAAGTTGTAGTCCAGATGTCACCAGTCAAAGAGCTGAGCCCAATAAACTTAACAGAACGTGGCACAGTGACAAAGATATATGGAAGAGCATTTGTTGCTGGAGCACTGCCTATAAAA CTAGCAAAAGAcatgtcagcagcagcagtgagatgcatcagaaaagaaatcagagatCTTTACATTAACATTCAGCCTGTTCGAGAACCTGATGATCAAGCCTTTGGCACTGGAAGTGGAATAAT CGTTGTTGCAGAGACTTCAACAGGTTGTTTGTTAGCTGGGTCATCACTTGGCAAGAGAG GAAAGAATTCTGACAAGGTTGGCATTGAAGCAGCTGAGATACTGCTTAGGAATCTTAAACATGGTGGAACTGTGGATGATTCTCTGCAAGACCAA cTGATCATTTTTATGGCGCTAGCAAAGGGGGTGTCTAGAGTGAAAAGTGGACCAATTACACTTCATACTCAGACAGCTATACACTTTGCAGAGCAGCTAACAAAG GCCAAATTTACTGTGACAAAATCGGAAGAGGAAGATCCTAGTAAAGATAGCTACATCATTGAGTGCCAAGGAATGGGAATGATAAACCCGAACTtatag
- the DBT gene encoding lipoamide acyltransferase component of branched-chain alpha-keto acid dehydrogenase complex, mitochondrial isoform X2, producing the protein MAAVTALRSSCRAAGRLVCIHRVRSCSSIRFIKSKYVCVFDKSAFKFSHQQRLFRTSAVSCGQIVQFKLSDIGEGITEVTVKEWYIKEGDSVSQFDSICEVQSDKASVTITSRYDGIIRKLHYNLDEIAYVGKPLVDIEIDASKGVAPEEDVVETPPMSHEEHTHQEIKGHKTLATPAVRRLAMENNIKLSEVVGTGKDNRILKEDILNYLAKQTGAILPPSPKAEIIPPLPKSETVPAAPKDKARKIPVPVSRPIVFSGKDKTEPITGFHKAMVKTMSAALKIPHFGYCDEIDLTQLVQLREELKPLAQIRGVKLSFMPFFIKAASLGLLQYPILNASLDESCQNVTYKASHNIGVAMDTEQGLIVPNVKNVQVCSVFEIASELNRLQSLGSAGQLGTNDLTGGTFTLSNIGTIGGTYAKPVILPPEVAIGALGKIQVLPRFNGKGEVFKAQIMNVSWSADHRIIDGATMARFSNLWKSYLENPASMLLDLK; encoded by the exons ATGGCGGCCGTGACCGctctgaggagcagctgcagagccGCGGGGCGCCTG GTTTGCATTCACCGTGTTAGATCGTGCAGCAGCATTCGctttataaaatcaaaatatgtgTGCGTGTTTGACAAATCTGCCTTCAAGTTTAGTCATCAACAGCGATTATTCAGAACATCTGCTG tttCATGTGGCCAAATTGTCCAGTTTAAGCTTTCTGACATTGGAGAAGGGATTACAGAGGTGACTGTAAAAGAATG GTACATAAAAGAAGGTGATAGCGTGTCTCAGTTTGATAGCATCTGTGAAGTACAAAGCGATAAAGCTTCTGTTACTATTACTAGTCGTTATGATGGCATCATTAGAAAACTCCATTACAATTTAGATGAAATTGCTTATGTTGGAAAACCATTAGTGGACATTGAAATTGATGCTTCAAAAG gTGTTGCCCCAGAAGAAGATGTTGTTGAAACACCTCCTATGTCTCATGAAGAGCACACTCACCAAGAGATAAAAGGTCATAAAACATTAGCAACTCCTGCAGTTCGTCGTCTGGCCATGGAGAACAAT attaaattgAGTGAAGTTGTTGGAACAGGGAAAGATAACAGAATCCTTAAAGAAGACATACTCAATTACTTGGCCAAACAAACAGGAGCTATTTTACCTCCATCACCAAAGGCTGAAATTATCCCACCTTTGCCAAAATCAGAGACTGTGCCAGCTGCTCCAAAGGACAAAGCACGCAAAATTCCTGTACCTGTTTCCAGACCCATTGTGTTTTCAGGAAAAGATAAAACTGAACCTATAACAG GTTTTCACAAGGCAATGGTAAAGACTATGAGTGCAGCCCTGAAGATACCCCACTTCGGTTATTGTGATGAGATTGATTTGACTCAGCTTGTTCAGTTGCGAGAAGAGCTGAAACCTCTAGCACAAATTCGTGGAGTTAAGCTTTCCTTTATGCCTTTCTTCATAAAG GCAGCCTCTCTGGGATTATTGCAGTATCCCATTCTTAATGCTTCTTTGGATGAAAGCTGTCAAAATGTCACATACAAG GCTTCGCACAACATTGGAGTTGCTATGGACACAGAGCAAGGTTTAATTGTcccaaatgtgaaaaatgttcaAGTCTGTAGTGTGTTTGAGATTGCTTCTGAATTAAATCGCCTACAGTCCTTGGGCTCTGCAGGCCAACTGGGAACGAATGACCTCACTGGGGGAACATTCACCCTTTCAAATATTGGCACA attgGTGGCACTTATGCCAAACCAGTGATACTACCTCCTGAAGTAGCTATTGGAGCACTTGGAAAGATACAG GTTCTTCCTCGGTTTAATGGAAAGGGTGAAGTATTTAAAGCACAGATAATGAATGTGAGTTGGTCAGCTGATCACCGCATCATTGATGGAGCTACAATGGCCCGGTTTTCTAACTTGTGGAAATCTTACTTGGAGAACCCTGCTTCGATGCTGCTAGACCTTAAATAA
- the DBT gene encoding lipoamide acyltransferase component of branched-chain alpha-keto acid dehydrogenase complex, mitochondrial isoform X1: protein MLKTHGKHYETSHLEIVQRFDVLLVIIFAGVLFSGSSKKIISKFYSFELLEVCIHRVRSCSSIRFIKSKYVCVFDKSAFKFSHQQRLFRTSAVSCGQIVQFKLSDIGEGITEVTVKEWYIKEGDSVSQFDSICEVQSDKASVTITSRYDGIIRKLHYNLDEIAYVGKPLVDIEIDASKGVAPEEDVVETPPMSHEEHTHQEIKGHKTLATPAVRRLAMENNIKLSEVVGTGKDNRILKEDILNYLAKQTGAILPPSPKAEIIPPLPKSETVPAAPKDKARKIPVPVSRPIVFSGKDKTEPITGFHKAMVKTMSAALKIPHFGYCDEIDLTQLVQLREELKPLAQIRGVKLSFMPFFIKAASLGLLQYPILNASLDESCQNVTYKASHNIGVAMDTEQGLIVPNVKNVQVCSVFEIASELNRLQSLGSAGQLGTNDLTGGTFTLSNIGTIGGTYAKPVILPPEVAIGALGKIQVLPRFNGKGEVFKAQIMNVSWSADHRIIDGATMARFSNLWKSYLENPASMLLDLK from the exons ATGTTAAAAACACATGGAAAGCATTATGAAACTTCACATTTAGAAATAGTTCAGAGATTTGATGTGCTCCTTGTGATCATCTTCGCAG GTGTGCTGTTTTCTGGCTCCTCTAAGAAGATAATTTCTAAATTTTACAGTTTTGAGCTACTTGAG GTTTGCATTCACCGTGTTAGATCGTGCAGCAGCATTCGctttataaaatcaaaatatgtgTGCGTGTTTGACAAATCTGCCTTCAAGTTTAGTCATCAACAGCGATTATTCAGAACATCTGCTG tttCATGTGGCCAAATTGTCCAGTTTAAGCTTTCTGACATTGGAGAAGGGATTACAGAGGTGACTGTAAAAGAATG GTACATAAAAGAAGGTGATAGCGTGTCTCAGTTTGATAGCATCTGTGAAGTACAAAGCGATAAAGCTTCTGTTACTATTACTAGTCGTTATGATGGCATCATTAGAAAACTCCATTACAATTTAGATGAAATTGCTTATGTTGGAAAACCATTAGTGGACATTGAAATTGATGCTTCAAAAG gTGTTGCCCCAGAAGAAGATGTTGTTGAAACACCTCCTATGTCTCATGAAGAGCACACTCACCAAGAGATAAAAGGTCATAAAACATTAGCAACTCCTGCAGTTCGTCGTCTGGCCATGGAGAACAAT attaaattgAGTGAAGTTGTTGGAACAGGGAAAGATAACAGAATCCTTAAAGAAGACATACTCAATTACTTGGCCAAACAAACAGGAGCTATTTTACCTCCATCACCAAAGGCTGAAATTATCCCACCTTTGCCAAAATCAGAGACTGTGCCAGCTGCTCCAAAGGACAAAGCACGCAAAATTCCTGTACCTGTTTCCAGACCCATTGTGTTTTCAGGAAAAGATAAAACTGAACCTATAACAG GTTTTCACAAGGCAATGGTAAAGACTATGAGTGCAGCCCTGAAGATACCCCACTTCGGTTATTGTGATGAGATTGATTTGACTCAGCTTGTTCAGTTGCGAGAAGAGCTGAAACCTCTAGCACAAATTCGTGGAGTTAAGCTTTCCTTTATGCCTTTCTTCATAAAG GCAGCCTCTCTGGGATTATTGCAGTATCCCATTCTTAATGCTTCTTTGGATGAAAGCTGTCAAAATGTCACATACAAG GCTTCGCACAACATTGGAGTTGCTATGGACACAGAGCAAGGTTTAATTGTcccaaatgtgaaaaatgttcaAGTCTGTAGTGTGTTTGAGATTGCTTCTGAATTAAATCGCCTACAGTCCTTGGGCTCTGCAGGCCAACTGGGAACGAATGACCTCACTGGGGGAACATTCACCCTTTCAAATATTGGCACA attgGTGGCACTTATGCCAAACCAGTGATACTACCTCCTGAAGTAGCTATTGGAGCACTTGGAAAGATACAG GTTCTTCCTCGGTTTAATGGAAAGGGTGAAGTATTTAAAGCACAGATAATGAATGTGAGTTGGTCAGCTGATCACCGCATCATTGATGGAGCTACAATGGCCCGGTTTTCTAACTTGTGGAAATCTTACTTGGAGAACCCTGCTTCGATGCTGCTAGACCTTAAATAA